One Mesomycoplasma molare genomic window carries:
- a CDS encoding DegV family protein, with protein sequence MKKLGILLDSFGGISQKIIEENGFNMVPLQFNIDGKDYIDNGKELTNLEISELVKNSSSARTSLPALGTIEQVLEKMSKEYENVIVFLTSSILSSTYQTVYVESRKYGDKFHIIDNHFFTDQALELGKFLVKQSNEGINISKLVEVSKEVAKKSLNYLIVKDLTSLIKGGRLKGIKKMILNGLKLIPLLKVDEEGINFGGVKRTLRGSYEKVFEKLLDFIGGREFLENYEFKFMYANDPEMKEEIEKLFNKENLLLENITIASATVMIHTGIGCSSLGIWPKLSKLKI encoded by the coding sequence ATGAAAAAATTAGGAATTTTATTAGATTCTTTTGGTGGAATCTCACAAAAAATAATCGAAGAAAATGGTTTTAATATGGTTCCGCTACAGTTTAATATAGACGGAAAAGATTACATTGATAACGGAAAAGAGTTAACTAATTTAGAAATATCAGAACTAGTTAAAAACTCTTCTAGTGCAAGAACTTCCTTACCTGCACTAGGAACAATAGAACAAGTTTTAGAAAAAATGTCTAAAGAATATGAAAATGTAATTGTCTTTTTAACATCTTCAATTTTATCTTCAACTTATCAAACTGTATATGTAGAATCAAGAAAATATGGTGATAAATTTCATATAATTGATAATCATTTTTTCACAGATCAAGCTTTAGAACTAGGTAAATTTTTAGTAAAACAATCTAATGAAGGTATTAATATTTCAAAATTAGTAGAAGTTTCTAAAGAAGTAGCGAAAAAAAGTTTAAATTATTTAATTGTTAAAGATTTAACAAGCTTAATTAAAGGTGGTAGACTTAAGGGTATTAAGAAAATGATTCTAAATGGTTTAAAATTAATTCCTCTTTTAAAAGTTGATGAAGAAGGAATAAATTTTGGAGGAGTTAAAAGAACATTAAGAGGATCATATGAAAAAGTTTTTGAAAAATTACTTGATTTTATTGGAGGAAGAGAATTTTTAGAAAACTATGAATTTAAATTTATGTATGCTAATGATCCAGAAATGAAGGAAGAAATTGAAAAATTATTTAATAAAGAAAATTTATTATTAGAAAATATAACAATCGCTTCTGCTACAGTAATGATTCATACCGGTATAGGTTGTTCTTCTTTAGGTATTTGACCTAAACTTTCAAAATTAAAAATATAA
- a CDS encoding IS30 family transposase, with translation MLYERINTLELPVESITFDNGIEFNAVGILAKKLGIKIYKADKYASFQRGTNENFNGIIRRVYKKGTDFNKISREEILNLEKE, from the coding sequence GTGCTTTATGAAAGAATAAATACACTAGAATTACCTGTTGAAAGTATTACTTTTGATAATGGAATTGAATTTAATGCGGTTGGAATATTAGCGAAAAAATTAGGAATTAAAATTTATAAAGCCGATAAATACGCTTCTTTTCAAAGAGGAACCAATGAAAATTTTAACGGAATTATAAGAAGGGTTTATAAGAAAGGAACTGACTTTAATAAAATTTCTAGAGAAGAAATATTAAATCTTGAAAAAGAATAA
- the thrS gene encoding threonine--tRNA ligase gives MKFNKELNHTTSHLLAAAVIELFPDVQLGFGPATQEGFYYDFKFKKPLSDEELVKIERKMKSLASGGYIMQKTSGENYDFSDKPFKEELYKEIIQKGEEATFYSLINPSNHKILFEDLCSGGHENSTSKIKHFKLLSIAGAYWRGNSDNEQLTRIYGTAWETKEDLEEFLQILKERKERDHRKIGKELNIFTFSHLSGQGLPIWLEDGMKIRNAIRDRVLYFDKKYGFKEVLTPHFGAEELYKISGHLEHYKDDMFKPIEIENERLIARPMTCPHHIILFDKQKRSYKELPIRYSEQSRLYRYEKSGALTGLERVRGMDLTEGHVFVRKNQIVEEFKHLYKMILETLSMFDIQLDYVSFSKRDPENKDKFYDNDEMWDKAEKDLEAVLRELGIEYEEKIGEAAFYGPKIDFQVKTVLNHEITMSTLQLDFLLPEKFEISFINKNNEKETPVLIHRGLIGTYERFISILLEQTKGNLPFWVSPKQFLIIPIENSKHLAYAQKIKEKLLFLNFNVELDDRNERINKKIREAQIQKSKYQIIIGDEEVQNQTITYREYGKKESNTEKMDNFIAKMIHKMHYKK, from the coding sequence ATGAAATTTAATAAAGAACTAAACCACACAACAAGCCATCTATTAGCTGCTGCTGTAATTGAATTATTCCCAGATGTGCAATTAGGATTTGGGCCTGCCACACAAGAAGGTTTTTATTATGACTTTAAATTTAAAAAGCCTTTAAGTGATGAAGAATTAGTTAAAATTGAAAGAAAAATGAAGTCTTTAGCTTCTGGTGGATATATAATGCAAAAAACTTCTGGGGAAAATTATGATTTTAGCGATAAACCCTTTAAAGAAGAATTATATAAAGAAATTATTCAAAAAGGAGAAGAAGCAACTTTCTATTCCTTAATAAATCCTTCTAATCACAAAATTCTTTTTGAAGATCTTTGTTCAGGTGGTCATGAAAATTCTACTTCTAAAATTAAACACTTTAAATTGTTATCTATTGCTGGAGCTTATTGAAGAGGTAATAGTGATAATGAACAATTAACTAGAATATACGGAACCGCTTGAGAAACAAAAGAAGATTTAGAAGAATTTTTACAAATTCTAAAAGAAAGAAAGGAAAGAGATCATAGAAAAATAGGAAAAGAATTAAATATTTTTACTTTTTCACATCTTTCAGGACAAGGTTTACCTATATGATTAGAAGATGGGATGAAAATAAGGAACGCTATAAGAGATAGAGTTTTATATTTTGACAAAAAGTATGGTTTTAAAGAAGTTTTAACTCCACATTTTGGGGCAGAAGAACTATATAAAATTTCAGGACATTTAGAACATTATAAAGATGATATGTTTAAACCTATTGAAATTGAAAATGAAAGACTAATTGCGCGTCCTATGACTTGTCCTCACCATATAATTTTATTTGATAAACAAAAAAGAAGTTATAAAGAATTACCAATCCGTTATTCTGAACAATCTAGACTTTATAGATATGAAAAATCTGGCGCTCTAACTGGTTTAGAAAGAGTTAGAGGAATGGATTTAACTGAAGGTCATGTTTTTGTTAGAAAAAATCAAATTGTAGAGGAATTTAAACATCTTTATAAAATGATTTTAGAAACATTAAGTATGTTTGATATTCAATTAGATTATGTTTCGTTTTCCAAAAGAGATCCTGAAAATAAAGATAAATTTTACGATAATGATGAAATGTGAGATAAAGCAGAAAAAGACTTAGAAGCTGTTTTAAGAGAACTTGGAATCGAATACGAAGAAAAAATTGGAGAAGCTGCTTTTTATGGACCAAAAATAGATTTTCAAGTTAAAACAGTTTTAAATCATGAAATAACTATGTCCACACTGCAATTAGACTTTTTACTCCCTGAAAAATTTGAAATTAGCTTTATAAACAAAAATAACGAAAAAGAAACTCCCGTGTTAATTCATAGAGGTTTAATCGGAACCTATGAAAGATTTATTTCTATTTTATTAGAACAAACAAAAGGGAATTTACCTTTTTGAGTTAGCCCAAAACAATTTTTAATTATACCTATCGAAAATAGTAAACACTTAGCATATGCGCAAAAAATAAAAGAAAAATTACTATTTTTAAACTTCAATGTAGAACTTGATGATAGAAATGAAAGAATTAATAAAAAAATTAGAGAAGCTCAAATACAAAAATCTAAATACCAAATAATAATTGGTGATGAAGAAGTACAAAATCAAACTATAACTTATAGAGAATATGGTAAAAAAGAATCTAACACCGAAAAAATGGATAATTTTATTGCGAAAATGATTCATAAAATGCACTACAAAAAATAA
- the trpS gene encoding tryptophan--tRNA ligase encodes MKKRLVTGIQATGKITLGNYIGAIKNTLKLQNEYEMFIFIADLHTITLPISKTELQKNRKEVFALYLACGIDPEKNTIFFQSDVEEHSVMNWLILVNTTMGELSRMTQFKDKSIKVKSDNGTVHIPTGLLIYPTLMAADILLYNPEVVPVGIDQIQHLELTRNIAERLNNKYKTKFNIPEAFLPKVGAKIMGLQDPTKKMSKSNTNINDSIFLLDDPEVAYKKIMKSVTDSENKVYISENKPGILNLLTIYASLKDIDLKEAEEKFKNNNYKEFKEEVALTVKEFLINLQEKFNLEKNNIDKWANLGKNKAKSVASQTVKYLKERMGL; translated from the coding sequence ATGAAAAAAAGGCTAGTTACCGGGATACAAGCTACAGGAAAAATTACATTAGGTAATTACATAGGAGCTATTAAAAATACTTTAAAATTACAAAATGAATATGAAATGTTTATCTTTATAGCTGATTTACACACAATTACTCTTCCAATTTCAAAGACTGAATTGCAAAAAAATAGAAAAGAAGTTTTTGCTCTGTATTTGGCTTGTGGAATTGATCCTGAAAAAAATACAATTTTTTTTCAATCAGATGTTGAAGAACACTCTGTGATGAATTGATTAATTTTAGTAAATACTACAATGGGTGAATTATCTAGAATGACGCAATTTAAAGATAAAAGTATTAAGGTTAAATCTGATAATGGAACAGTCCATATACCAACAGGTTTATTAATTTATCCAACATTAATGGCTGCAGATATATTGCTATATAATCCTGAAGTAGTTCCTGTCGGAATTGATCAAATACAACATTTAGAATTAACTAGAAATATAGCCGAAAGACTAAATAATAAATACAAAACAAAATTTAATATTCCTGAAGCTTTTTTACCTAAAGTAGGAGCAAAAATTATGGGATTACAAGATCCTACTAAAAAAATGTCTAAATCAAATACTAATATTAATGATTCAATATTTTTATTAGATGATCCTGAAGTAGCATATAAAAAAATTATGAAATCTGTTACTGATTCTGAAAATAAAGTATATATTTCAGAAAATAAACCAGGAATACTTAATTTATTAACTATATACGCTTCTTTAAAAGATATTGATTTAAAAGAAGCTGAAGAAAAATTTAAAAATAATAATTATAAAGAATTTAAAGAAGAAGTTGCTTTAACAGTAAAAGAATTTTTAATTAATTTACAAGAAAAATTTAACTTAGAAAAAAACAATATTGATAAATGAGCAAATTTAGGTAAAAACAAGGCAAAATCAGTTGCCTCTCAAACTGTTAAATACTTAAAAGAAAGAATGGGTCTATAA
- a CDS encoding DNA cytosine methyltransferase, which translates to MSKFEKTINILETFSGIGAQHKAIKKINKKEKIFKIVATADWDARANISYSAIHNDLENKREKILEKNSLIKSKDIDEFLSKYTFSLNSKVPSKIINKDLEFKKYLAASVLLSNNQVDINKLDPKILAEEKIDLITYSFPCQGLSVANMGRAKGINNKESTSSLIWQIYRILSNAQRKPKYLIMENVKNLLSKKFKPEYKKWLLVLQKLGYKTFTTTINGIDTGSIQKRERVFALSVKKEIYTPFYNDETFRKYIDDISKKKKLTNKKMKKYFENVFNFDLNNKENIEALINDTPSRQKMIKNQKIINQSTNFIINTVTTKQDRIPCVGIIEHPNSVKNKLNYRFITPREAYKLMGFSDKDFDNILPLYQKGILTKESLYRQAGNSILVDAIENIFQAVYDIEKIGEKNE; encoded by the coding sequence ATGTCTAAATTTGAAAAAACTATAAATATTTTAGAAACTTTTTCTGGAATTGGTGCACAACATAAAGCTATCAAAAAAATAAATAAAAAAGAAAAAATTTTTAAGATTGTGGCCACCGCTGATTGAGATGCAAGAGCTAATATTTCTTACTCAGCAATACACAATGATTTAGAAAATAAGCGCGAAAAAATATTAGAAAAAAATTCGCTTATAAAAAGTAAAGATATTGATGAATTTTTATCTAAGTATACATTTTCATTAAATTCTAAAGTTCCTTCAAAAATAATAAATAAAGATTTGGAGTTTAAAAAATATTTAGCAGCTTCAGTTTTACTTTCTAATAATCAAGTTGATATCAATAAATTAGACCCAAAAATACTTGCGGAAGAAAAAATAGATTTAATAACTTACTCTTTCCCGTGTCAAGGTTTGTCAGTAGCCAACATGGGGCGAGCAAAAGGTATAAACAATAAGGAATCAACTTCTTCTTTAATTTGGCAAATATATAGAATTTTGAGTAACGCACAAAGAAAACCTAAATATTTAATTATGGAAAATGTAAAAAACTTATTATCGAAAAAATTTAAACCAGAATATAAAAAATGATTATTAGTATTACAAAAATTAGGTTATAAAACTTTTACTACAACTATAAACGGAATTGATACAGGGTCTATCCAAAAAAGAGAAAGAGTTTTTGCCTTGAGTGTAAAGAAAGAAATTTATACACCATTTTATAACGATGAAACATTCAGAAAGTATATAGATGATATTAGTAAAAAGAAAAAGCTAACTAATAAAAAAATGAAAAAATATTTTGAAAATGTATTTAATTTTGATCTTAATAATAAAGAAAATATCGAAGCATTAATAAACGATACGCCCTCGAGACAAAAAATGATAAAAAATCAAAAAATAATTAATCAATCTACTAATTTTATTATTAATACAGTTACAACAAAGCAAGATAGAATTCCCTGCGTAGGAATAATAGAGCATCCTAATAGCGTAAAAAATAAATTGAACTATCGATTCATAACACCAAGAGAGGCATACAAGTTAATGGGCTTTAGTGATAAAGACTTTGATAATATTTTACCTTTATATCAAAAAGGAATTTTAACTAAAGAATCCCTTTATAGACAAGCGGGTAATTCGATTTTAGTAGATGCAATAGAAAATATTTTTCAAGCAGTTTATGACATAGAAAAGATTGGAGAAAAGAATGAATAA
- a CDS encoding DUF262 domain-containing protein — MNKSLDKWQENLKAIGCIEWTIGTDVYSYLKKSIFRWFDRIDYEDHIVYKDYEKDNENKKKIYFITKPDIVFYDSSKLYQSYSTIRQLLDVLNSLSILEKNQDKISITKELFSQEYKEYDIEYILPRFIIKNLETSLNKFIIEKLKNISFNNDWKNEDLNFTKFWWNVLIELDKTEVLDGKLKGFFPFIAKAKKNFYFNNFVKEIIINNINQYDELKKEVAIVFENFFTKVKEITGLYNTQWKKYIIFPKDFNNLDIDNYDRENLLDKKIKEHDSNNFFVIKSNILDIFTSRDLKYDLPLFQRTYSWDSNIIIGLFETIFSDYKNSFSYQNYTLLNNIILGQYKTQQIIIDGQQRITSIILILISLFRLANHKEDKMSINILKYPLKKVESMIKNFTNSDKNYLVLKYIFNGNETSITNFSEDIEKSFHIVKQTRFIKNSDEIYNLVTKKFLEDNESLYGFVTYLLENVFLIITYIPNLDNKKVTKIFQNINQYSKKLGVLDLIRNKLYEKYSHMNRVYYIIERFNETINLFFRKKMKADKDEDLKLFLNFLENILIKNKKINEIDYIDNNYHDSISNSFEKFNLLFNIYDENKNENILLNFWKDILEFEYAKTGYINNCIEILKNTKYIQDDIKTVTEEFKNKIDDYKIVNFQIFHIAHGGSKTVFIQLILILMESLNLFRQPDNKISEKQMILFSKYLAYIERFSALWKIKFLGQSLTQPIRNIIKKNFINSGKLLEPKELGKKLEEMIKEIQAMTEGEKVTELYENLTTSFINIKNNEDSNYEEQNILYKIILGKVFYSLKIKDKKNPMFFGGYSSEEQKSLILDYLPYSYEHSLPRNMKKEDKEKLTDINVNEEEIQSVIKQIGNGCLLLKKDNSKVGNKTRKNYTNIGVENDTTKEIKDLTFRYIDFENTKNKIVFSNEYISIPKIIPFEFKSYEEFLNFRKHISARSESIIKAYVSILFYDFLED, encoded by the coding sequence ATGAATAAATCATTAGATAAATGACAAGAAAACTTAAAAGCTATAGGTTGTATTGAATGAACTATAGGTACAGACGTTTATTCGTATTTAAAGAAAAGTATTTTTAGATGGTTTGATAGAATTGATTATGAAGATCACATAGTATATAAAGATTATGAAAAAGATAATGAAAATAAAAAGAAAATTTATTTTATAACTAAACCTGATATAGTTTTCTATGATTCGTCCAAATTGTATCAAAGTTATTCAACTATAAGACAATTACTAGATGTTTTAAATTCGCTTTCAATTCTTGAAAAAAATCAGGATAAAATTTCAATTACTAAAGAATTATTTAGTCAGGAATATAAAGAGTACGATATTGAATACATATTACCAAGATTTATTATAAAAAATTTAGAAACCTCTTTAAATAAATTTATAATTGAAAAATTAAAAAATATTTCATTTAATAACGATTGAAAAAATGAAGATTTAAATTTCACAAAATTTTGATGAAATGTTTTAATTGAATTGGATAAAACCGAAGTTTTAGATGGGAAACTTAAAGGATTTTTCCCTTTTATAGCAAAAGCTAAGAAAAACTTTTATTTTAATAATTTTGTAAAAGAAATAATTATAAATAACATTAATCAATATGATGAATTAAAAAAAGAAGTAGCAATAGTATTTGAAAACTTTTTTACAAAAGTTAAAGAAATAACAGGTTTGTATAATACACAGTGAAAAAAATATATAATATTTCCAAAAGATTTTAATAACTTAGACATTGATAACTATGATAGAGAAAATCTTTTGGATAAAAAAATAAAAGAACATGATAGTAATAACTTTTTCGTAATAAAATCCAACATATTAGATATTTTTACATCAAGAGATTTAAAATATGATTTACCTCTGTTTCAAAGAACATATTCATGAGATTCCAACATTATTATAGGTTTATTTGAAACTATATTTAGTGATTATAAAAATTCCTTTTCTTATCAAAATTATACTTTATTAAATAACATTATTTTAGGTCAATATAAAACTCAACAAATTATAATTGACGGACAACAAAGAATTACATCAATAATATTAATTTTAATTTCTCTTTTTCGTTTAGCGAATCATAAAGAAGATAAAATGTCTATTAACATTTTAAAATATCCTTTAAAAAAAGTAGAAAGTATGATTAAAAATTTCACAAATTCGGATAAAAATTATTTAGTTCTCAAATATATTTTTAATGGAAATGAAACAAGTATTACGAATTTTTCTGAAGACATCGAGAAATCTTTTCATATTGTTAAACAAACCAGATTTATAAAGAACTCCGATGAAATTTATAATCTTGTAACTAAAAAATTTTTAGAAGATAACGAATCATTATACGGTTTTGTTACTTATTTATTAGAAAATGTTTTTTTAATAATTACTTATATACCTAATTTAGATAATAAAAAAGTGACAAAAATATTTCAAAATATTAACCAATACAGTAAAAAATTAGGAGTTTTGGATTTAATAAGAAATAAACTTTATGAAAAATATTCTCATATGAATAGGGTATATTATATTATTGAAAGATTCAATGAAACAATTAATTTATTTTTTAGAAAAAAAATGAAAGCAGATAAAGATGAAGATTTAAAACTTTTTTTAAATTTTCTTGAAAATATTTTAATTAAAAATAAGAAAATCAATGAAATTGACTACATTGATAATAATTATCATGACTCTATTTCTAATTCATTTGAAAAATTTAATTTGCTTTTTAATATTTATGATGAAAACAAAAATGAAAATATTTTATTAAACTTTTGAAAAGATATATTAGAGTTTGAATATGCAAAAACAGGTTATATAAATAATTGTATAGAAATATTAAAAAATACTAAATATATTCAAGATGATATTAAAACAGTCACTGAAGAGTTTAAAAATAAAATTGACGATTATAAAATTGTAAACTTTCAAATATTTCATATTGCTCACGGAGGAAGTAAAACGGTTTTCATACAGTTAATTCTTATTTTAATGGAATCATTAAATTTATTTAGACAACCAGACAATAAAATATCTGAAAAACAAATGATTTTGTTTAGTAAATATTTAGCATATATTGAAAGATTTTCTGCTTTATGGAAAATTAAATTTTTAGGTCAATCATTAACTCAACCAATTAGAAATATCATCAAGAAGAACTTTATTAACTCTGGTAAATTACTTGAACCAAAAGAATTAGGTAAAAAATTAGAAGAGATGATAAAAGAGATTCAGGCGATGACTGAAGGGGAAAAAGTAACAGAGTTATATGAAAATTTAACAACTAGCTTTATTAACATTAAAAACAATGAAGATTCCAATTATGAAGAACAAAATATTTTATACAAAATCATATTGGGAAAAGTATTTTATTCATTAAAAATCAAAGATAAAAAAAATCCTATGTTTTTTGGAGGATATAGTTCTGAAGAACAAAAATCATTAATACTAGACTATTTACCATACAGCTACGAACATTCACTCCCAAGAAATATGAAAAAAGAAGATAAAGAAAAATTAACTGATATTAATGTAAATGAAGAAGAAATTCAAAGTGTTATAAAACAAATAGGAAATGGATGTCTTCTTCTTAAAAAAGATAATAGTAAAGTAGGAAATAAAACAAGAAAAAATTATACTAATATAGGTGTTGAAAATGACACAACAAAAGAAATAAAAGATTTAACATTTAGATATATTGATTTTGAAAATACTAAGAATAAAATTGTTTTTAGTAATGAATATATTTCCATACCAAAAATAATTCCGTTTGAGTTCAAAAGTTATGAAGAATTTCTAAATTTTAGAAAACATATATCCGCAAGATCTGAAAGCATCATAAAAGCCTATGTTTCTATACTTTTTTATGATTTTTTAGAAGACTAA